AGCGGCCCCGCCAGCGACTTGAGGTACGGCAGGCCGCCCGCGGCCTCGGCGGGGAAGAACTTCAGCTCCGTGATGCCACGCTCGGCCAGGGCCATGACCTCCGAGGCGGTCGCGGCGCCAGGCAGGAAGGGTACTCCGCTCGCCAGCAGGCCGTCCACCAGTGAGGGGGTCGTCCCGGGAGACACCAGGAACTTCGCCCCGGCCCCGACGGACGCCGAGACGTCGGCGGACGTCCGGACCGTGCCCGCGCCGATCACCGCGTCGGGCACCTCGGCGGCGATGCGGGCGATGGCCTCCAGCGCGCCCTTGGTGCGCAGGGTGACCTCGATGACCGGCAGCCCGCCCGCGACCAGGGCACGCGCCAGCGGCACGG
This window of the Nonomuraea africana genome carries:
- the eda gene encoding bifunctional 4-hydroxy-2-oxoglutarate aldolase/2-dehydro-3-deoxy-phosphogluconate aldolase; its protein translation is MSLLDLAPVVPVVVIDDVETAVPLARALVAGGLPVIEVTLRTKGALEAIARIAAEVPDAVIGAGTVRTSADVSASVGAGAKFLVSPGTTPSLVDGLLASGVPFLPGAATASEVMALAERGITELKFFPAEAAGGLPYLKSLAGPLPDVRFCPTGGIRLETARDYLALPNVGCVGGTWLTPADALAAGDWDHVRRLAAEAAALR